One Luteimonas sp. MC1825 DNA segment encodes these proteins:
- the betT gene encoding choline BCCT transporter BetT, producing the protein MPTEPPGNEPFDAGQPGKPPPLERSRFGGSERRPERPHDDDAPVSRSDLSKGPQELLDTSTASINWPVLLISSAVILAFSAWTILVPAHARTSMLAAVNWIASSLGWYYVLTMTLVIGFVLWVAFSKEGDVRLGPDHSRPQYKLGTWVAMLFAAGVGIDMLFYSVTGPVVQYLYPPSGDGSSAAAMQDAVVWTMFHYGIAGWAMYALLGMAMGYFAYRWGMPLSIRAALYPLLGKRVRGPLGDGISIIALIGTVMGVATSMGIGVVLLNVGFALIFGLEQGLPLQISLVIGAVVLTIAATTSGVDRGIRVISELNLWSALAMMVYILVTGQTAFLLNALVENIGRFIVTFPARTLQTFAYEPGGADWMGGWTLFFWAFWLAWGPFVGVFLARISRGRTLREFVIAAITAPVLCDFIIVSLFGNSALFQVLQGNTDFAALAVASPEQGWYALLQMFPGPMFLVGLATLSGLLFYLTSANSGAMVMSNFSASIPDPSHDGPKWLRIFWAVLTAVLTVAMLLAGGVTTMEYATLIFALPVTIIAYLVMASFHKVLRMERAEREGQVLRRPSMASTGGHVPERSWKQRLEQMRAFPSLRQVAQFLERTVRPALDDVAAEFARQGYQVERSTLANTHGIDEPVLRVSMDAFRDFHYQAAIVEAPVPMFGGRMSRETDVYYRLEVFTQTGSGGYDLMGLTRQQVIDDVLERYEAHLAFLTFSSETATPSVLTPAILPRDEAPGTPDDPQ; encoded by the coding sequence ATGCCGACCGAGCCACCCGGGAACGAGCCCTTTGACGCCGGCCAGCCGGGGAAGCCGCCACCGCTGGAGCGCAGCCGCTTCGGTGGCAGCGAGCGCCGGCCCGAACGCCCGCACGACGACGACGCGCCGGTGTCGCGCAGCGACCTCAGCAAGGGGCCGCAGGAACTGCTGGACACCAGCACGGCCAGCATCAACTGGCCGGTGCTGCTGATCTCCTCGGCGGTGATCCTCGCCTTTTCGGCGTGGACCATCCTGGTGCCGGCGCATGCGCGCACGTCCATGCTGGCCGCCGTCAACTGGATCGCCTCCAGCCTCGGCTGGTACTACGTGCTGACGATGACGCTGGTGATCGGCTTCGTCCTGTGGGTGGCGTTTTCCAAGGAAGGCGATGTGCGGCTCGGCCCCGATCATTCGCGGCCGCAGTACAAGCTCGGCACCTGGGTGGCGATGCTGTTTGCCGCGGGCGTCGGCATCGACATGCTGTTCTATTCGGTGACCGGGCCGGTGGTGCAGTACCTGTATCCGCCATCGGGTGACGGCTCTTCGGCCGCGGCGATGCAGGATGCGGTGGTCTGGACGATGTTCCACTACGGCATTGCCGGCTGGGCGATGTACGCGCTGCTGGGCATGGCGATGGGCTACTTCGCCTACCGCTGGGGCATGCCGCTGTCGATCCGCGCCGCGCTCTATCCGCTGCTCGGCAAGCGCGTGCGCGGCCCGCTGGGCGACGGCATCAGCATCATCGCGCTGATCGGCACGGTGATGGGCGTGGCCACGTCGATGGGCATCGGCGTGGTGCTGTTGAACGTCGGCTTTGCGCTGATCTTCGGGCTTGAGCAGGGTTTGCCGCTGCAGATCTCACTTGTCATCGGCGCGGTGGTGCTGACCATCGCCGCAACCACGTCGGGCGTGGACCGCGGCATCCGCGTGATCTCCGAGCTGAACCTGTGGAGCGCGCTGGCCATGATGGTGTACATCCTGGTCACCGGGCAGACGGCATTCCTGTTGAACGCGCTGGTGGAGAACATCGGCCGCTTCATCGTGACCTTCCCGGCGCGCACGCTGCAGACCTTCGCCTACGAGCCCGGCGGCGCCGACTGGATGGGCGGCTGGACGCTGTTCTTCTGGGCGTTCTGGCTGGCGTGGGGGCCGTTCGTGGGCGTGTTCCTCGCACGCATCTCGCGCGGGCGCACGCTGCGCGAGTTCGTGATCGCGGCGATCACCGCGCCGGTGCTGTGCGACTTCATCATCGTCTCGCTGTTTGGAAATTCGGCGCTGTTCCAGGTGCTGCAGGGCAATACGGACTTCGCCGCACTCGCGGTCGCGAGCCCCGAGCAGGGCTGGTATGCGCTGCTGCAGATGTTCCCGGGGCCGATGTTCCTGGTCGGCCTGGCCACGCTGTCGGGGCTGCTGTTCTACCTCACCAGCGCCAACTCCGGCGCGATGGTGATGTCCAACTTCTCCGCATCCATCCCGGATCCCTCGCACGACGGCCCGAAGTGGCTGCGCATCTTCTGGGCCGTGCTGACCGCCGTGCTCACGGTGGCGATGCTGCTGGCTGGCGGCGTGACCACGATGGAATACGCGACGCTGATCTTCGCGCTGCCGGTGACGATCATCGCGTATCTGGTGATGGCGTCGTTCCACAAGGTGCTGCGCATGGAGCGCGCCGAGCGCGAGGGCCAGGTGCTGCGCCGGCCGTCGATGGCCTCGACCGGTGGCCACGTGCCGGAGCGCTCGTGGAAGCAGCGGCTGGAACAGATGCGCGCGTTTCCGTCGCTGCGCCAGGTCGCGCAGTTCCTCGAGCGCACCGTGCGCCCGGCGCTGGACGACGTCGCCGCGGAGTTCGCACGACAGGGATACCAGGTGGAACGCAGCACCTTGGCCAACACGCACGGCATCGACGAGCCGGTGCTGCGGGTGTCGATGGATGCATTCCGCGACTTCCACTACCAGGCCGCCATCGTCGAAGCGCCGGTGCCGATGTTCGGTGGCCGCATGTCGCGCGAGACCGATGTCTACTACCGGCTCGAGGTGTTCACCCAGACCGGCTCGGGCGGCTACGATCTGATGGGCCTGACCAGGCAGCAGGTGATCGACGACGTGCTGGAGCGCTACGAGGCGCATCTCGCGTTCCTCACCTTCTCGTCGGAGACCGCGACCCCTTCGGTGCTGACCCCGGCGATCCTGCCCAGGGACGAGGCACCCGGGACTCCGGACGACCCGCAATAA
- a CDS encoding GNAT family N-acetyltransferase, which yields MADPLPRMAGDAMLRRLAPSDLRAFQAYRQDAELGRFQGWAPTPDDDAREFLRHMGAADLLRPGVWCQIGIAQASDQALIGDIGLLLSSDATRLEIGFTLSRAAQGRGLATAAVREAIAMVFAHTPAQRVVGIADVRNLASIRLLERVGMEKVETRNVVSAGEPCTEHVYAVCRPA from the coding sequence ATGGCCGACCCCCTGCCCCGCATGGCCGGCGACGCGATGCTCCGCAGGCTGGCGCCTTCCGACCTCCGCGCCTTCCAGGCCTATCGCCAGGACGCGGAACTCGGCCGCTTCCAGGGCTGGGCGCCCACGCCGGACGATGACGCCCGCGAGTTCCTGCGCCACATGGGCGCGGCGGACCTGCTGCGGCCCGGGGTGTGGTGCCAGATCGGCATTGCGCAGGCCAGCGACCAGGCGCTGATCGGTGACATCGGCCTGTTGCTCTCCAGCGACGCCACCAGGCTGGAGATCGGATTCACGCTCAGCCGCGCGGCGCAGGGGCGTGGGCTGGCGACGGCGGCGGTCAGGGAGGCGATCGCGATGGTCTTCGCGCACACGCCCGCGCAACGGGTGGTCGGGATTGCCGATGTGCGCAACCTGGCGTCGATCCGCCTGCTGGAACGGGTGGGCATGGAAAAGGTGGAAACGCGCAACGTGGTGTCCGCGGGCGAGCCGTGCACGGAGCATGTCTACGCGGTCTGCCGGCCAGCGTGA
- a CDS encoding lipocalin family protein: MRHAALILTALALSAGVSGTARAQPVEAVPSVDLARYAGTWYEQAHLPLFFQRNCVANTTANYTLRDDGRIDVVNQCDDARGKRTEARGIARKVDGSTSKLQVRFAPAFLSFLPAVWGDYWVIGLDPEYQWAIVGTPDRKYLWFLTREQVIAQDALDALVAKANAMGYDTSRLIHTAQR, from the coding sequence ATGCGACATGCAGCCCTCATCCTCACCGCGCTTGCCCTGTCGGCGGGCGTCTCCGGCACGGCGCGCGCGCAGCCGGTCGAGGCCGTGCCGTCGGTGGACCTCGCGCGCTATGCCGGCACCTGGTACGAGCAGGCACACCTGCCGCTGTTCTTCCAGCGCAACTGCGTGGCCAACACCACGGCCAACTACACCCTGCGCGACGACGGGCGCATCGATGTCGTCAACCAGTGCGACGACGCCAGGGGCAAGCGCACCGAGGCGCGCGGCATCGCCCGGAAAGTGGACGGCAGCACCTCGAAGCTCCAGGTGCGGTTTGCGCCGGCGTTCCTGTCGTTCCTGCCCGCGGTCTGGGGCGATTACTGGGTCATCGGCCTGGACCCGGAGTACCAGTGGGCCATCGTCGGCACCCCGGACCGGAAGTACCTGTGGTTCCTGACGCGTGAACAGGTCATCGCACAGGATGCGCTGGATGCGCTGGTCGCAAAGGCGAACGCCATGGGCTACGACACGTCGCGCCTGATCCACACGGCACAGCGCTGA
- a CDS encoding GrpB family protein: MAHRAPVVIAAYNDQWPVRFHEESKALASVLPRHFVLEHIGSTAVPGLSAKPVIDMMLGADSLADIERLIPALERVGYEYVARHEAEIPDRRFLAKPVMRPRHFHLHGVVMGGTIWREQLRFRDLLRSDAALAGRYAALKQHLAGVFGDDRAGYTDAKRDFIHAAVRGTIARRTE, encoded by the coding sequence ATGGCCCACCGCGCCCCCGTTGTCATCGCCGCCTACAACGACCAGTGGCCGGTCAGGTTCCATGAGGAGTCGAAGGCCCTGGCATCGGTGCTGCCACGGCACTTCGTGCTCGAGCACATCGGCAGCACCGCGGTTCCGGGACTGTCCGCAAAACCCGTCATCGACATGATGCTGGGTGCGGACTCCCTCGCCGACATCGAGCGCCTGATACCGGCGCTGGAGCGTGTTGGCTACGAATATGTCGCCCGGCACGAAGCCGAGATCCCGGACCGTCGCTTCCTTGCCAAGCCTGTCATGCGGCCGCGTCATTTCCATCTGCATGGTGTCGTCATGGGCGGCACCATCTGGCGCGAGCAGCTGCGGTTTCGCGACCTCCTCCGCAGCGATGCAGCGCTTGCCGGGCGCTACGCTGCGTTGAAGCAGCACCTGGCCGGGGTGTTCGGTGATGACCGTGCGGGTTACACCGACGCGAAGCGCGATTTCATCCATGCCGCGGTGCGAGGCACCATCGCGCGACGGACGGAATGA
- a CDS encoding DUF1294 domain-containing protein has protein sequence MTMGKSVTWMVIPVLLLAGYLALSVLSYLMYRSDKLAARRDAQRTPEATLHLVDLLGGWPGALIAQQRYRHKTAKQSFQLTFWATVVFNLAGAAWLLG, from the coding sequence ATGACCATGGGGAAATCTGTTACATGGATGGTTATTCCGGTGTTGCTGCTTGCCGGATACCTTGCACTGAGCGTGCTGTCGTACCTCATGTACCGCTCGGACAAGCTGGCGGCCAGGCGCGATGCGCAACGCACGCCCGAAGCCACGCTGCACCTCGTTGACCTCCTTGGCGGTTGGCCGGGAGCGTTGATCGCCCAGCAACGGTATCGCCACAAGACCGCCAAGCAATCCTTCCAGCTCACCTTCTGGGCGACGGTCGTCTTCAACCTGGCCGGCGCGGCCTGGCTCTTGGGCTGA
- a CDS encoding cupin domain-containing protein, with protein sequence MKMLTLVLVAIPFATYGHDDKRHGESNPTSTDPSSDYVVKLEEMTIIEAGKGEKIHLLKGNEHGFKGLSFILTETSPGGGPPLHTHESEEAHVLTSGTMSYVIGDETFVVSAPYILRVPANTPHTFINAGSTPLSLTAVFDSANYTFKPVAANPLQTAESSTP encoded by the coding sequence ATGAAAATGCTGACGCTGGTGCTCGTTGCGATTCCATTCGCTACTTACGGACACGACGATAAGCGACATGGAGAATCCAATCCTACATCTACAGATCCTTCGAGCGATTACGTAGTCAAGCTCGAGGAGATGACGATCATTGAGGCCGGAAAGGGCGAGAAGATTCATCTCTTGAAGGGAAATGAGCACGGCTTCAAGGGGCTTTCCTTCATTCTCACCGAGACCTCACCTGGTGGAGGACCTCCACTGCACACTCACGAGAGTGAGGAGGCGCACGTTCTCACTTCGGGAACGATGTCGTATGTGATTGGCGATGAGACGTTTGTTGTGTCCGCCCCATACATTCTTCGTGTTCCGGCAAACACGCCTCACACGTTCATCAATGCTGGGTCGACACCCTTATCGCTCACGGCAGTATTTGATAGTGCTAATTACACCTTCAAGCCAGTTGCAGCCAACCCGCTCCAGACAGCAGAGAGCAGTACGCCATGA
- a CDS encoding DUF2314 domain-containing protein, translating into MTTPQLTTLEADGWMIDDGEIAHAENPDNFWIPPLNDRQSLEPGSIVKIRFYIRAPNDSGDLVDHGERMWVQVKERHGEWYLGTLDNDPYCTDAIQAGMPLWFQPRHVIDIDRG; encoded by the coding sequence GTGACCACTCCGCAATTGACAACATTGGAAGCTGATGGCTGGATGATCGACGACGGCGAGATAGCCCATGCCGAGAATCCAGACAATTTCTGGATTCCTCCGCTCAACGACCGCCAGTCGCTTGAGCCTGGGTCAATCGTCAAGATCCGTTTCTACATCCGTGCACCTAATGACTCAGGTGACCTCGTGGATCACGGGGAGCGCATGTGGGTCCAAGTCAAAGAGCGACATGGTGAGTGGTACCTTGGAACACTGGACAATGACCCGTACTGCACAGACGCCATCCAAGCGGGCATGCCTCTTTGGTTCCAGCCTCGCCATGTCATAGACATTGATCGGGGCTGA
- a CDS encoding PDZ domain-containing protein — protein sequence MNLKFIRLAFSIASSLLLVSCASGYSSFYTPATGATPDAIASYRAAPPPAMPLLERSSPGDPEAILAAYAKRGYVMIGHSMFNSGTNESESSALKQGKSVGADLVLVLNPQYTGSISSSIPLTTPTTTTSYTTGTATAYGSGGTVNAYGNSTTTTHGSKTTYIPMTVHRSDYGAVYFIKQRFNFGAFVRDLNDAERQALETNQGVVVLTIVDDTPAFRADILPGDVIIAFDGARVPNQDGFGKMTEERKGKLVTVALVRNGQRLEKAVQVNN from the coding sequence ATGAACCTCAAGTTCATCCGCCTTGCATTTTCAATAGCTAGCTCGTTGCTGCTTGTAAGCTGCGCGAGCGGTTATAGCTCCTTCTACACGCCAGCTACCGGCGCGACACCCGACGCAATTGCTTCTTATCGAGCGGCTCCGCCACCCGCCATGCCTCTTCTGGAGCGTTCTTCGCCAGGTGACCCTGAAGCGATACTTGCGGCTTACGCGAAGCGCGGCTATGTGATGATTGGACACTCAATGTTCAATAGCGGGACAAACGAGTCGGAATCCTCCGCGCTTAAGCAGGGAAAGTCTGTCGGAGCCGACTTGGTGCTGGTGCTTAATCCTCAGTACACCGGTTCAATTTCTTCAAGCATCCCTTTGACCACTCCAACAACGACCACTTCTTACACCACGGGAACTGCTACTGCTTACGGTTCAGGCGGCACCGTGAACGCATACGGTAATTCCACAACCACGACCCACGGCAGTAAGACAACCTACATTCCAATGACCGTCCATAGGTCAGACTACGGTGCCGTTTACTTCATAAAACAGCGATTCAACTTTGGTGCCTTCGTGCGCGACCTGAATGACGCAGAGCGTCAAGCGCTGGAAACCAATCAGGGCGTTGTTGTTCTTACCATCGTGGACGATACCCCGGCCTTCAGAGCAGACATCCTTCCCGGCGATGTAATTATTGCGTTCGATGGGGCAAGAGTGCCCAATCAAGATGGGTTCGGAAAGATGACCGAGGAACGCAAGGGCAAGCTCGTAACCGTGGCGCTCGTTCGGAACGGGCAGCGGCTTGAGAAAGCAGTGCAAGTGAATAACTGA
- a CDS encoding addiction module antidote protein, which translates to MTKAKEKFSRYDTADYLETEADIAAYLTACAEEDDPALLVAALGDVARARNMTQLAEKTGMTRMGLYKALSGQGNPSFATVSKVAHALGLKITVAAA; encoded by the coding sequence ATGACCAAAGCTAAAGAGAAGTTCAGCCGCTACGACACCGCAGATTATCTGGAAACGGAAGCGGACATTGCTGCTTATTTGACCGCATGCGCGGAAGAAGATGATCCCGCGCTGCTGGTGGCTGCGCTCGGAGATGTGGCTCGAGCTCGCAACATGACCCAGCTCGCCGAGAAAACCGGCATGACCCGAATGGGCTTGTACAAGGCTCTTTCCGGGCAAGGAAACCCAAGCTTCGCTACGGTATCCAAGGTCGCGCATGCGCTTGGCCTAAAGATCACGGTGGCAGCGGCCTAA
- a CDS encoding type II toxin-antitoxin system RelE/ParE family toxin has protein sequence MVEILKSDTFDAWLRALRDRQAKARIEVRIRRLSLENPGQHRALKGGICELKIDHGPGYRVYYTFRNQTLVLLLCGGTKSTQSQDIKLAQGIAKQWED, from the coding sequence ATGGTCGAGATCCTCAAGAGTGACACCTTCGATGCATGGTTACGCGCCTTGCGCGACCGTCAAGCAAAGGCTCGCATAGAGGTGCGTATCCGGCGGTTGTCGCTGGAGAACCCAGGGCAGCACCGAGCGCTCAAGGGTGGGATCTGCGAGCTAAAAATAGATCACGGCCCCGGGTATCGGGTTTACTACACATTTCGTAATCAAACACTTGTGCTACTGCTCTGCGGCGGCACCAAATCCACCCAAAGCCAAGACATCAAGCTGGCGCAGGGCATTGCCAAGCAATGGGAGGACTAG
- a CDS encoding endonuclease/exonuclease/phosphatase family protein — translation MRVQRLKLLSANIQAGSSTRRYSDYATRSWSHVLPAGNKLGMLDTIAKLAGRHDIVGLQEADPGSWRSGFTNQTHYLAERGGFDYWTHQPNRRMGQFASSANGLLSKFEPTSISDYPLPGRITGRGVLLARFGEGDEGLTIAVAHLSLGAQSRASQLSFIAELLADQPHVVLMGDFNCTIDRPEMAALFRQTRLQPPACMVHTFPSWKPQRAIDHILVSDKLACRDLQAFPAAFSDHLALSVDLDVPDVALRR, via the coding sequence CTGCGCGTGCAGCGGCTGAAGCTGCTGAGCGCCAACATCCAGGCGGGCTCCAGCACCCGCCGCTACAGCGACTACGCCACCCGCAGCTGGTCGCACGTGCTGCCCGCCGGCAACAAGCTCGGCATGCTGGACACCATCGCCAAGCTCGCAGGCCGCCACGACATCGTGGGCCTGCAGGAAGCCGACCCCGGCAGCTGGCGCTCCGGCTTCACCAACCAGACCCACTACCTGGCCGAACGCGGCGGCTTCGACTACTGGACGCACCAGCCCAACCGCCGCATGGGGCAGTTCGCCTCCAGCGCCAACGGCCTGCTCAGCAAGTTCGAACCGACCTCGATCAGCGACTACCCGCTGCCCGGCCGCATCACCGGCCGCGGCGTGCTGCTGGCGCGCTTTGGCGAAGGCGACGAAGGCCTGACCATTGCCGTCGCCCACCTCTCGCTTGGCGCGCAATCGCGCGCGTCGCAGCTGTCGTTCATTGCAGAACTGCTGGCCGACCAGCCGCACGTGGTGTTGATGGGCGACTTCAACTGCACCATCGACCGCCCGGAAATGGCCGCCCTGTTCCGGCAGACCCGCCTGCAGCCGCCGGCGTGCATGGTGCACACCTTCCCGAGCTGGAAGCCGCAGCGGGCGATCGACCACATCCTGGTGAGCGACAAGCTTGCATGCCGCGACCTGCAGGCATTCCCGGCGGCGTTTTCGGACCACCTGGCGCTGTCGGTGGATCTGGACGTGCCGGATGTGGCGCTGAGGCGCTAG
- a CDS encoding thiol:disulfide interchange protein DsbA/DsbL gives MNKLLFAPLLLTVLLAACSRDEAPATDTAAAPATTEAASPAAIPDEPALDPSAPAAAATDDVAATAPAATDPAADAAVAAASQAALQGPGPVAGTDYVEITGGQPFAPLAGKIEVVEVFAYSCGHCAAFDPLITAWKNKLPGDVRFNYLPAVFSDQDNFPKAFFAAEAIGALDKVHANTFKAMHIERSLRPNASSDDIIKFMAKQGVDGAQLKGTMDSFAVNAKVGRAKQFAVRSGIDSTPTVVVNGKYRVRGRSLEDVLRITDQLIARERATMQAGGGN, from the coding sequence ATGAACAAGCTGCTCTTCGCCCCCCTGCTGCTGACCGTGCTGCTGGCTGCCTGCAGCCGCGACGAGGCCCCGGCCACCGACACCGCCGCTGCCCCCGCCACCACCGAAGCCGCCAGCCCGGCCGCGATCCCGGACGAGCCCGCGCTGGACCCGTCCGCGCCTGCCGCCGCGGCCACTGACGACGTCGCGGCCACCGCGCCGGCTGCCACCGACCCCGCCGCCGATGCCGCCGTCGCCGCCGCCTCGCAGGCCGCGCTGCAGGGTCCCGGCCCCGTGGCCGGCACCGACTACGTCGAGATCACCGGTGGCCAGCCGTTCGCGCCGCTCGCCGGCAAGATCGAAGTGGTCGAGGTGTTCGCCTACTCCTGCGGCCATTGCGCCGCCTTCGACCCGCTGATCACCGCGTGGAAGAACAAGCTGCCCGGCGACGTGCGCTTCAACTACCTGCCGGCGGTTTTCTCCGACCAGGACAACTTCCCCAAGGCGTTCTTCGCCGCCGAGGCCATCGGCGCGCTGGACAAGGTGCATGCCAATACCTTCAAGGCCATGCACATCGAGCGCAGCCTGCGCCCGAACGCCAGCAGCGACGACATCATCAAGTTCATGGCCAAGCAGGGCGTCGACGGCGCGCAGCTCAAGGGCACCATGGACAGCTTCGCGGTGAACGCCAAGGTGGGCCGCGCCAAGCAGTTCGCCGTGCGCAGCGGCATCGACTCCACGCCCACCGTGGTGGTCAACGGCAAGTACCGCGTGCGCGGGCGCTCGCTGGAAGACGTGCTGCGCATCACCGACCAGCTGATCGCGCGCGAGCGCGCCACCATGCAGGCCGGTGGCGGCAACTGA
- a CDS encoding thiol:disulfide interchange protein DsbA/DsbL, protein MTLRLPHLLLPLLFALCAAAPALAQQGDGLVEGRDYVVIAGGAPLQVTKGKIEVVEVFAYWCHVCNDFQPLVDTWTKALPRDVAFRYLPAAFDPNDRLARAYFASESMGKLARTHHATFRAIHVEQSLPARGATAAEIGTLYATLGIDAKRLATAMQSKATDARMHTAREFMIGAGVEGTPTMIVNGKYRVKGRSLADMLRHTDLLVARERASAQAR, encoded by the coding sequence ATGACCCTGCGCCTCCCGCACCTGCTTCTCCCGCTGCTGTTCGCCCTGTGCGCGGCCGCACCCGCGCTGGCCCAGCAGGGCGACGGCCTGGTCGAAGGCCGCGACTACGTGGTCATCGCCGGCGGCGCGCCGCTGCAGGTGACCAAGGGCAAGATCGAAGTGGTCGAGGTGTTCGCCTACTGGTGCCACGTCTGCAACGACTTCCAGCCGCTGGTCGATACCTGGACGAAGGCGCTGCCGCGCGACGTCGCCTTCCGCTACCTGCCGGCGGCGTTCGATCCCAACGACCGCCTGGCGCGCGCCTATTTCGCCTCCGAGTCGATGGGCAAGCTGGCGCGCACCCACCACGCGACCTTCCGCGCCATCCATGTGGAGCAGAGCCTGCCGGCGCGCGGCGCCACGGCGGCCGAGATCGGCACCCTGTACGCCACGCTCGGCATCGATGCCAAGCGCCTGGCCACCGCCATGCAGTCCAAGGCGACCGATGCGCGCATGCATACCGCGCGCGAGTTCATGATCGGCGCCGGCGTGGAGGGCACGCCCACCATGATCGTCAACGGCAAGTACCGCGTGAAAGGCCGCAGCCTGGCCGACATGCTCCGCCACACCGACCTGCTGGTCGCGCGCGAGCGCGCCTCCGCCCAGGCGCGCTGA